The sequence CTGCGATGTTGTTTTAAGCCAAAAGCAATATTTTTCGCAACATTCAGGTGCGGAAACAGCGCGTAATCTTGAAAGACCATCCCCACATCCCGTTTTTCTGGGGGGACATTTGAAGTCGCATCTGCTACCACTTTTTCGGCGATGGTAATTTTCCCTTGAAACGGTTGTTCAAATCCTGCAATCAGTCGTAATAGCGTTGTCTTTCCACACCCAGAAGGACCCAATAAACTCAGCAGATGTCCTTGCGGGACACTGAGGCTAACTTGGTTCACTGCGGGAATGCCTTGACGGGAATAAGTTTTACTAACGCCTTCGAGGTGCAGAATGGGGGATTGTTTCATTAGTTGAGTTTGCGCGATCGATGCTGACTATAACAATTAAAAATACTTTCCCTATGATAAAAGACTTTTTGCAGATTTTTTGCAGTTAAGCCGTTTGTTAAGTTGAGGAAGAAGTAAACAAGGAAGGAATTCAATATGGAAGGAAAACAAGTTCTTCTCACTGGCGGAACTGGCGGTTTAGGTTTAGGCGTTACCCCTGCGGTGGTTAGACGAGGCGCAAAAGTCACCATTCCCTATCGCAGCGAGGCTTCAGTAGAACGTTTGAAGCAAATTTTATCTCCCAGTGAGTTTGAAAGCATTCGCTTTGTCACACTCGATTTAAGTAAAGAGAGCGCCATTTCTCAACTCATCGAAGATATGGGACGAGTGGATGTTCTCATTCACCTTGTCGGTGGTTTTTCCATGGGACAACTGGTTGATTACAGTTATGAGGACTGGAAAAAAGATTTCCAATTAAATCTTGATACAACTTTCCTAGTCTGTAAACATAGCCTCCGCGCGATGATTAACTCAGGTTATGGGCGTATTGTCACTGTTGGCTCAAAAGGGGCGGTACAACCCATGGGCGGACTCGCTTCTTACTGTGCATCGAAAGCGGGGGTTGTGGCGTTAACCCAAGCTATAGCCGAAGAAGTTAAAGACTACGATAATATTACCGCTAATTGTGTTCTTCCTAGTATTATTGATACTCCGACAAACCGTGAAGCCA comes from Halothece sp. PCC 7418 and encodes:
- the fabG gene encoding 3-oxoacyl-ACP reductase FabG, with the translated sequence MEGKQVLLTGGTGGLGLGVTPAVVRRGAKVTIPYRSEASVERLKQILSPSEFESIRFVTLDLSKESAISQLIEDMGRVDVLIHLVGGFSMGQLVDYSYEDWKKDFQLNLDTTFLVCKHSLRAMINSGYGRIVTVGSKGAVQPMGGLASYCASKAGVVALTQAIAEEVKDYDNITANCVLPSIIDTPTNREAMGSDQADQWVRPESLAEAICYLASEGAREVRGATLPVYGKL